The following proteins come from a genomic window of Paucimonas lemoignei:
- the yejB_3 gene encoding putative ABC transporter permease has translation MYLVSIPLGIAKATRHGSHFDVWTSSAIIVGYAIPAFLFAILLIVMFAGGSYFDWFPLRGLSSNNFDELSLGGKILDYFWHLVLPVTALVIGNFATMTLLTKNSFLDEIGKQYVITAKAKGLSNRAVLYGHVFRNAMLLVIAGFPSAFIGIFFTGSLLVEVIFSLDGLGLMSFEAAINRDYPVVFGTLFIFTLLGLVVKLIGDITYTLVDPRIDFESRKH, from the coding sequence ATGTACCTGGTGTCGATCCCGCTGGGGATCGCGAAAGCCACCCGGCACGGCAGCCACTTCGATGTCTGGACCAGCTCGGCGATCATCGTGGGTTACGCCATCCCCGCGTTTCTGTTCGCGATCCTGCTGATCGTGATGTTTGCCGGGGGCAGTTATTTCGACTGGTTCCCGCTGCGCGGCCTGAGCTCGAACAACTTCGATGAACTGAGTCTGGGCGGCAAAATCCTTGATTACTTCTGGCACCTGGTCCTGCCGGTGACCGCATTGGTGATTGGCAACTTCGCCACCATGACCCTGCTGACCAAAAACAGCTTTCTCGATGAAATCGGCAAGCAATACGTGATTACCGCCAAGGCCAAGGGCCTGAGCAACCGCGCCGTGCTTTATGGCCATGTGTTCCGTAACGCGATGCTGCTGGTGATTGCCGGTTTCCCCTCAGCGTTCATCGGTATTTTCTTCACCGGTTCGTTGCTGGTGGAGGTGATTTTCTCCCTCGACGGCCTGGGCCTGATGAGCTTCGAGGCGGCGATCAACCGCGACTACCCGGTGGTGTTCGGTACCCTGTTTATCTTCACCCTGCTGGGGCTGGTGGTGAAACTGATCGGTGACATCACCTACACACTGGTGGACCCGCGCATCGACTTCGAAAGCAGGAAACATTGA
- the appA_3 gene encoding ABC transporter substrate-binding protein — protein MDMYGKKCALLRQHPHLTPLPFFQSIQAVNVTDPKAQAVWIVIRPFLLALSLVLSFPVCAAISESHGYAQFGVLKYPASFTHFDWVNPEAPKGGTLRMMAFGTFDTLNPYTFKGSSPVSTGNFLQYGVNELNETLMVGTGQYDPSGDEPTSSYGLIAQSVEFSEDRSWVVFNLRPQARFHDGKPITAYDVAFSYRTLLKDGHPQYRTALQEVQRVDILNRHRIRFVFKRAGNPLLILRLGELPVLPQHYWKDRDFKATTFEPPLGSGPYRITKVMPGRQLVFERVKDYWGKDLPVNRGKYNFNRVEVEFYRDSDVAFEAFKAGEFDIYIEHQAKNWSTGYNFPAVANGQVIKAQIPHKIPTQTQGLFMNSRRSAFADVRVREALGLMFNFEWTNRTLFSDAYARTLSYYPNSEFSATGLPTGAEWLMLSAYRDQLPASLFTQPFSVSKTDGGGIPRETMRKALKLLADAGWKWSDQRLVNADNQPLRFEILLVNPSLERIFQPFIEDLRRIGIDAGLRTVDRAQYKQRLDQFDFDMVSMTMAQTLSPGLEQWQYFHSSQAEIKGSKNYAGIANPVVDGLLNQLLGAQTRDGQVAAARALDRVLLWQHYMIPNWYLNNHRLAYRNRFAMVTTPPYTLGLRAWWLKSLEKTQ, from the coding sequence ATGGATATGTACGGAAAAAAATGCGCCTTACTCCGCCAGCACCCGCACTTAACTCCCCTGCCCTTTTTCCAGTCGATACAAGCTGTTAATGTTACCGACCCAAAAGCCCAAGCCGTCTGGATCGTGATACGTCCCTTCCTGCTCGCCCTAAGCCTGGTCTTGAGCTTTCCTGTCTGCGCGGCCATCAGCGAAAGCCATGGCTATGCGCAATTCGGTGTGCTCAAGTATCCGGCCAGTTTTACGCACTTCGACTGGGTCAATCCCGAGGCGCCGAAGGGTGGCACCTTGCGAATGATGGCGTTCGGCACTTTTGACACCCTGAACCCATACACCTTCAAAGGCAGCAGCCCGGTTTCCACTGGCAATTTCCTGCAATACGGCGTCAACGAGCTGAACGAAACCCTGATGGTCGGAACCGGGCAGTACGACCCTTCCGGCGATGAGCCAACGTCCAGTTACGGCCTGATCGCCCAGAGCGTGGAGTTCAGCGAGGATCGCAGCTGGGTGGTGTTCAACCTGCGCCCTCAGGCTCGCTTTCACGACGGAAAGCCCATCACCGCCTACGACGTAGCCTTTTCCTACCGCACGCTGCTCAAGGATGGCCACCCGCAATACCGCACCGCGTTGCAGGAAGTGCAGCGGGTCGACATCCTCAATCGCCATCGGATTCGGTTTGTCTTCAAACGGGCAGGCAATCCCCTGCTGATCCTGCGCCTGGGCGAGTTGCCGGTGCTGCCGCAGCATTACTGGAAAGACCGCGACTTCAAGGCCACCACCTTCGAGCCGCCACTGGGCAGCGGGCCGTACCGCATCACCAAGGTCATGCCCGGCCGACAACTGGTGTTCGAGCGGGTCAAGGATTACTGGGGCAAGGACCTGCCGGTCAATCGCGGCAAGTACAACTTCAACAGGGTCGAGGTTGAGTTTTATCGCGACAGCGACGTGGCCTTCGAAGCCTTCAAGGCTGGCGAATTCGATATTTATATCGAGCATCAGGCCAAGAACTGGTCCACGGGCTACAACTTCCCCGCCGTAGCCAATGGTCAGGTGATCAAGGCGCAGATCCCGCACAAGATCCCGACCCAGACCCAGGGGCTGTTCATGAACAGCCGTCGCAGCGCGTTCGCCGATGTCCGGGTGCGCGAAGCTCTGGGGCTGATGTTCAACTTTGAGTGGACCAATCGCACCCTGTTCAGTGATGCCTACGCGCGAACCCTGAGTTACTACCCCAACAGCGAGTTCTCCGCCACCGGCCTGCCCACGGGCGCGGAATGGCTGATGCTCTCGGCGTATCGCGATCAGTTGCCCGCCAGCCTGTTTACCCAGCCGTTCAGCGTGTCGAAAACCGACGGCGGCGGCATCCCCCGTGAAACCATGCGCAAAGCCTTGAAGCTGCTGGCGGACGCAGGCTGGAAGTGGTCGGATCAACGCTTGGTGAATGCCGACAATCAACCGCTACGTTTCGAAATATTGCTGGTCAACCCCAGCCTTGAACGAATCTTCCAACCGTTTATCGAAGACCTGCGACGCATCGGGATCGACGCCGGTTTGCGCACTGTGGACCGCGCCCAGTACAAGCAACGCCTGGATCAATTCGACTTCGATATGGTGAGCATGACCATGGCGCAGACGCTCAGCCCGGGTCTTGAGCAATGGCAGTATTTTCATTCCAGCCAGGCCGAGATCAAAGGCAGCAAGAACTACGCCGGTATCGCCAACCCGGTGGTGGACGGGCTGCTCAATCAATTACTCGGCGCGCAAACTCGCGACGGGCAAGTGGCGGCGGCCCGGGCACTGGATCGCGTCCTGCTGTGGCAGCACTACATGATTCCCAACTGGTACCTGAACAATCATCGTCTGGCTTACCGAAACCGGTTCGCCATGGTCACCACCCCGCCCTACACCCTGGGGTTGCGCGCGTGGTGGCTTAAATCCCTGGAGAAGACCCAATGA
- the appA_4 gene encoding extracellular solute-binding protein: MTVLRSLLMQAGGLFLAGLACTVQAAPQHAVTMYDEAPKYPANFKHFDYVNPDAPKGGQFRQAGFGSFDSLNPFINKGTPADDVGLIYDTLARSSLDEPMTEYGLIASKIEKAPDNSWVRFYLRPEARFHDGHPIRAEDVEFSFNTLIKDGAPMYRAYYAGVDKVVVEDPLRVLFKFKDNQSREMPLILGQLPVLPKHFWANREFNKGNLDFPLGSGPYKVAEVKAGRSVRYERVKDYWAKDLPINRGLFNFDVMSYDYYRDFDVALQAGKAGQFDYWLETSAKNWATAYDTPAVREGRLIKEELPNGNPQGMQGFVMNLRRPLFQDPKVREALTLLLDFEWTNKQLFNGSYSRTKSYFDNSEMASSGLPSGEELKILEPLRGKVPERVFSEAFQLPINDGSGMIRPQLRRAFQLLQEAGWTVKNDKMSDAQGNPMKLEFLLAQTQFERILLPYKRNLSDLGIELTIRRVDSAEYVNRLRSRDYDMIVSSFPQSSSPGNEQREYFHSVSADRSGSRNFMGLKDPAVDSLVDGLINADSRQSLVDHAKALDRVLLWGFYVLPNWHIKTWRVAYWDHIAHPGVKALSDIGTNTWWYKPDARPAPPAQQAQQPGATPASAEQ; the protein is encoded by the coding sequence ATGACCGTTTTGCGTTCCCTGCTGATGCAGGCTGGCGGCCTCTTCCTTGCCGGGCTGGCCTGTACCGTTCAAGCGGCGCCTCAACATGCCGTGACCATGTATGACGAAGCGCCCAAGTACCCGGCCAACTTCAAGCATTTTGACTACGTGAACCCGGATGCGCCCAAGGGCGGGCAGTTTCGCCAGGCCGGGTTCGGCAGTTTCGACAGCCTCAACCCGTTCATCAATAAAGGCACGCCCGCCGATGACGTCGGCCTGATCTACGACACCCTGGCCCGTTCGAGCCTTGATGAGCCGATGACCGAGTATGGCCTGATCGCCAGCAAGATCGAAAAGGCTCCGGACAACTCCTGGGTGCGCTTCTACCTGCGCCCCGAGGCGCGCTTTCATGACGGCCACCCGATCCGCGCCGAAGACGTAGAGTTCTCGTTCAACACCCTGATCAAGGACGGCGCCCCGATGTACCGCGCCTACTACGCAGGCGTCGATAAGGTGGTGGTCGAAGATCCGTTGCGCGTGCTGTTCAAGTTCAAGGACAACCAGAGCCGGGAAATGCCCTTGATCCTCGGCCAGTTGCCGGTGCTGCCCAAACACTTCTGGGCAAACCGCGAGTTCAATAAAGGCAACCTCGACTTCCCGCTCGGCAGCGGGCCTTACAAGGTCGCTGAGGTCAAGGCTGGACGGTCGGTGCGTTACGAGCGGGTCAAGGACTACTGGGCCAAAGACCTGCCGATCAACCGCGGGCTGTTCAACTTCGACGTCATGAGCTACGACTACTACCGCGATTTCGATGTGGCGCTGCAGGCAGGCAAGGCCGGGCAGTTCGACTACTGGCTGGAAACCAGCGCGAAGAACTGGGCCACCGCCTACGACACACCTGCCGTGCGTGAAGGCCGACTGATCAAGGAAGAGCTGCCCAACGGCAACCCGCAAGGCATGCAAGGCTTTGTGATGAACCTGCGTCGCCCGTTATTCCAGGACCCGAAGGTCCGTGAAGCACTGACCCTGCTGCTGGACTTCGAGTGGACCAACAAACAGCTGTTCAATGGCTCCTACAGCCGCACCAAAAGCTATTTCGACAACTCGGAAATGGCCTCCAGCGGCCTGCCCTCCGGCGAGGAGCTGAAAATCCTCGAACCTCTGCGCGGCAAGGTCCCGGAGCGCGTGTTCAGCGAAGCTTTCCAGTTGCCGATCAACGACGGCAGCGGCATGATTCGCCCGCAATTGCGGCGCGCCTTCCAGTTGCTGCAAGAGGCGGGCTGGACGGTCAAGAACGACAAGATGAGCGACGCCCAGGGCAACCCGATGAAACTGGAGTTCCTGCTGGCCCAGACCCAGTTCGAACGCATCCTGCTGCCGTACAAGCGCAACCTCAGTGACCTGGGTATCGAACTGACCATCCGCCGCGTGGACTCAGCCGAATACGTTAACCGCCTGCGCTCCCGGGACTACGACATGATCGTCAGCAGCTTCCCGCAGTCCAGCTCACCGGGCAACGAGCAGCGCGAGTACTTTCATTCGGTCAGCGCCGACCGGTCCGGCAGCCGCAATTTCATGGGCCTCAAGGACCCGGCGGTGGACAGCCTGGTGGACGGCCTGATCAACGCCGACTCCCGTCAAAGCCTGGTCGACCATGCCAAGGCGCTGGATCGTGTTCTGCTCTGGGGGTTCTACGTGCTGCCCAACTGGCACATCAAGACCTGGCGCGTCGCCTATTGGGACCACATTGCCCATCCCGGCGTGAAAGCCCTGTCGGACATTGGCACCAACACCTGGTGGTACAAGCCTGACGCCCGTCCTGCGCCTCCGGCGCAGCAGGCCCAACAACCGGGTGCTACCCCGGCCAGTGCGGAGCAATAA
- the yejB_2 gene encoding putative ABC transporter permease: MLAYIFRRLLLIIPTLFGILLINFVIIQAAPGGPVEQMIAKLEGFDGATSRIAGGGAEVSVAGSNYRGAQGLDPALVKEIEKMYGFDKSAPERLWIMIKNYSQLDFGSSFFSRRQSH, from the coding sequence ATGCTGGCTTATATTTTCCGGCGTCTGCTGCTGATCATCCCGACGCTGTTCGGCATCCTGCTGATCAACTTCGTCATCATTCAGGCAGCGCCCGGCGGGCCGGTCGAGCAGATGATCGCCAAACTCGAAGGCTTCGACGGCGCCACTAGCCGGATTGCCGGAGGCGGCGCGGAGGTGTCGGTCGCGGGCTCCAACTATCGCGGTGCCCAGGGGTTGGACCCGGCGCTGGTCAAGGAAATCGAGAAGATGTACGGCTTCGACAAGTCGGCGCCGGAACGCCTGTGGATCATGATCAAAAACTACTCGCAGCTGGATTTCGGCAGCAGTTTTTTTTCGCGACGCCAAAGTCATTGA